Proteins encoded together in one Penicillium digitatum chromosome 1, complete sequence window:
- a CDS encoding Actin binding protein, putative, with product MTVDPSIQEVTQNVEPPQVAPHRSHDPTNNLKRTDPFQFGSRYLEKGDDVFEFNAWDHVEPDEEFKAFAETQYAKQRETRVSDFDRNRFNTDPAKWWDIFYKNNTANFFKDRKWLRQEFPILAEVTQKDAGPQVVLEVGAGAGNTAFPLLANNENEHLKVHACDFSKYAVKVMRESELYNEKFMSADVWDAAGVPNENGDSLPPGLTEGSVDVVILIFIFSALAPNQWDQAIRNIYRLLKPGGRVLFRDYGRGDLAQVRFKKGRYMAENFYIRGDGTRVYFFDQDQLVDMWGTWSAENGLQIPIGDENPTGEVSEKKTDELSAEAKQLAKDNGAFEVLKMGADRRLIVNRGTKQKMYRCWMQGNFQKRGGAETETEAATESTQ from the coding sequence ATGACAGTCGATCCCAGTATCCAGGAAGTGACACAGAATGTCGAGCCTCCCCAGGTCGCCCCCCATCGTTCCCACGATCCCACCAACAACCTGAAACGGACCGATCCCTTTCAATTCGGCTCGCGATACCTTGAAAAGGGCGATGATGTTTTCGAGTTCAATGCATGGGATCACGTCGAGCCAGACGAGGAGTTCAAGGCCTTCGCCGAGACCCAATATGCGAAACAGCGCGAAACACGCGTGTCGGACTTTGATCGCAACCGATTCAACACCGATCCCGCCAAGTGGTGGGACATTTTCTATAAGAACAACACAGCCAACTTCTTCAAGGATCGAAAATGGCTGCGCCAAGAATTCCCCATCCTTGCTGAAGTGACACAGAAGGACGCCGGTCCCCAGGTCGTCCTGGAGGTTGGCGCGGGAGCCGGAAACACTGCCTTCCCATTGCTGGCCAACAACGAGAATGAGCACCTGAAGGTTCATGCCTGTGATTTTTCCAAGTATGCTGTCAAGGTCATGCGCGAGAGCGAGCTCTACAACGAGAAATTCATGTCCGCTGATGTCTGGGACGCAGCTGGTGTGCCTAACGAGAACGGCGACTCTCTTCCGCCCGGTCTGACCGAAGGCTCGGTTGATGTTGTCATTctaatcttcatcttctccgcCCTGGCCCCTAACCAATGGGACCAAGCAATCCGCAATATCTACCGTCTCTTGAAGCCCGGTGGCCGTGTGTTGTTCCGCGACTACGGCCGTGGCGACCTCGCCCAAGTACGATTCAAGAAGGGTCGATACATGGCCGAGAATTTCTATATTCGAGGTGATGGCACACGTGTATACTTCTTCGACCAGGATCAACTCGTTGACATGTGGGGTACCTGGAGCGCAGAAAACGGCTTGCAGATTCCCATTGGCGATGAGAACCCCACCGGAGAAGTGTCCGAGAAAAAGACCGACGAGCTATCTGCAGAGGCCAAACAACTGGCGAAGGACAATGGAGCATTTGAGGTCCTTAAAATGGGAGCCGATCGGCGGTTGATTGTTAACCGTGGCACCAAACAAAAGATGTACCGTTGCTGGATGCAGGGTAACTTCCAGAAGCGCGGTGGAGCTGAGACTGAGACCGAGGCTGCCACCGAAAGCACCCAGTAA
- a CDS encoding Nuclear movement protein NudC — protein MSADLDPNPSPADLADRERENKERKAREDAEQAQLPYQWTQTIRDVDVTAPIPSNFKGRDLDVLLTKNKIRVAIKGQEPLIEGDFPHAILVDESAWTLETTPTPPGKEINIHLDKVNKVEWWPHVVTTAPKIDVTKITPENSSLGDLDGETRAMVEKMMYDQRQKEMGGPSSDEQRKMELLKKFQAEHPEMDFSNAKMG, from the exons ATGTCTGCCGATCTCGATCCAAACCCATCTCCCGCCGACCTAGCCGACCGCGAACGTGAGAACAAAGAGCGCAAAGCCCGCGAGGATGCCGAACAGGCTCAGCTCCCCTACCAGTGGACACAGACTATTCGTGATGTGGATGTGACAGCACCGATCCCGAGCAATTTCAAGGGTCGCGACTTGGATGTGCTGTTGACCAAGAATAAGATCCGCGTCGCGATCAAGGGACAAGAACCCCTCATCGAG GGCGACTTCCCCCACGCCATTCTCGTTGACGAATCCGCTTGGACCCTCGAGACCACCCCCACCCCGCCCGGAAAGGAAATCAATATCCACCTCGACAAGGTGAACAAGGTCGAATGGTGGCCTCATGTCGTGACCACTGCTCCCAAAATCGATGTCACTAAGATTACCCCCGAGAACTCCAGTCTAGGAGATCTGGATGGCGAGACTCGCGCCATGGTCGAAAAGATGATGTATGATCAGCGACAGAAGGAGATGGGTGGTCCCAGTAGTGATGAGCAACGGAAGATGGAATTGCTGAAGAAATTCCAGGCTGAGCATCCCG AGATGGATTTCTCTAATGCCAAGATGGGTTAA